In a single window of the Deinococcus yavapaiensis KR-236 genome:
- a CDS encoding NPCBM/NEW2 domain-containing protein: MKTRHRHVTHPGRLALLTALLIGCSQSPNPENPYANGRSYPWSDRLEAVGSDPYASGRDYSWTGPSVNAASEHDHHGLHAQGIVAGDNFLSDLTWTAATNAWGPVEKDKSNGEQATGDGRAISIRGQTFAKGLGAHANSTVAYALSGQCNTFTATLGLDDEVSGRGKVVYQVFGDGVKLYESAALTGTSAPLPISVNVSGKNELKLVVTDGGDGIDYDHADWAAAKVNCTASAPTSTAFVTDLGWSSATNGWGPVERDKSNGEWAGGDGRALSIRGQAFPKGLGTHAASTVTYNLGGQCGAFTATVGLDDEVGGRGSVSFQVFGDGALLYDSGRLTGTSAPLPIDVNVTGKYELKLVVTNGGDNLDYDHADWANAKLSCAVLPAGMFTYQNIANLPFSVFEAQGRVVNGKLYTFGGFDSQKACCTPTNRSYVYDPTANTWTALASMPDRGATHAGMTTDGTNVYYAGGYVADDSWTGQVFGSRAVWRYNVASNTYTRLPDLPVERAAGALEYLNGKLHYFGGTNLARTQDTAEHFVLDLTSGATSWTAAAPLPNPRNHLGSAVLGGRIYAIGGQRGHDDRLVTEAYVHAYDPNTNTWTQRASLPRGRSHITSLTFVLDGKILVVGGETSHLAAIADVTAYDPATNTWTEYTPLPSARLSAVGGVIGQGFVVTGGSTDGTGWRATPKR; the protein is encoded by the coding sequence GTGAAGACGAGACACAGACATGTCACGCACCCGGGTCGGCTCGCCTTGCTGACGGCGTTGCTCATCGGCTGCAGTCAGTCACCGAACCCGGAGAATCCGTACGCGAACGGTCGAAGCTATCCGTGGAGCGACCGACTGGAAGCGGTCGGAAGCGATCCGTATGCCAGCGGACGCGACTACTCGTGGACCGGCCCGAGCGTGAACGCCGCGAGCGAGCACGATCATCACGGTTTGCACGCGCAAGGAATCGTGGCAGGCGACAACTTTCTGAGCGACCTCACGTGGACGGCGGCGACGAACGCGTGGGGTCCCGTCGAGAAGGACAAGAGCAACGGCGAGCAGGCGACGGGCGACGGCCGCGCGATTTCCATTCGCGGTCAGACCTTCGCCAAGGGCCTCGGCGCGCACGCCAACTCCACGGTCGCGTACGCCTTGAGCGGACAGTGCAATACCTTCACGGCGACGCTCGGCCTCGACGACGAAGTGTCGGGACGCGGCAAGGTCGTGTACCAAGTGTTCGGTGACGGCGTCAAGCTCTACGAGTCGGCCGCCCTCACGGGAACGAGCGCGCCCTTGCCGATCTCCGTGAACGTCTCGGGCAAGAACGAACTGAAGCTCGTGGTGACGGACGGTGGGGACGGCATCGATTACGACCACGCCGATTGGGCGGCGGCCAAGGTGAACTGCACGGCGAGCGCTCCGACGAGCACCGCGTTCGTGACGGACCTGGGATGGTCGTCCGCCACGAACGGCTGGGGACCCGTGGAGCGTGACAAGAGCAACGGCGAGTGGGCGGGCGGCGACGGTCGCGCGCTCTCCATTCGCGGCCAAGCGTTTCCCAAAGGGCTCGGGACCCACGCCGCCTCGACGGTGACGTACAACCTCGGCGGGCAGTGCGGCGCGTTCACGGCGACCGTGGGCCTCGATGACGAGGTCGGCGGTCGCGGCAGCGTTTCCTTCCAGGTGTTCGGTGACGGCGCCTTGCTGTACGACTCGGGGCGTCTCACGGGAACGAGCGCGCCCCTGCCGATCGACGTGAACGTCACGGGCAAGTACGAACTGAAGCTCGTCGTGACGAACGGCGGCGACAACCTCGACTACGACCACGCCGACTGGGCCAACGCCAAGTTGTCGTGCGCGGTGCTGCCCGCCGGGATGTTCACGTACCAAAACATCGCCAACTTGCCTTTCAGCGTGTTCGAAGCGCAAGGACGCGTCGTGAACGGCAAGCTGTACACCTTCGGCGGCTTCGACAGTCAAAAGGCGTGCTGCACGCCCACGAACCGCTCGTACGTCTACGACCCGACCGCGAACACCTGGACGGCCCTCGCCTCCATGCCCGATCGCGGTGCCACGCACGCGGGCATGACCACGGACGGCACGAACGTCTATTACGCGGGCGGATACGTCGCGGACGACTCGTGGACGGGGCAAGTGTTCGGTTCGCGCGCCGTGTGGCGTTACAACGTCGCTTCGAACACCTACACGCGCCTGCCCGACTTGCCGGTGGAGCGCGCCGCGGGCGCCTTGGAGTACTTGAACGGCAAACTGCATTACTTCGGCGGCACCAATCTCGCGCGCACGCAAGACACCGCCGAACACTTCGTCCTCGACTTGACGAGCGGCGCGACGTCGTGGACGGCGGCGGCACCCTTGCCCAATCCGCGCAACCACCTCGGCTCGGCCGTGCTCGGCGGGCGCATTTACGCGATCGGCGGGCAACGCGGACACGACGACCGCCTCGTGACCGAGGCGTACGTGCACGCGTACGATCCCAACACGAACACCTGGACGCAGCGCGCGTCCTTGCCGCGCGGGCGCAGCCATATCACGAGCTTGACCTTCGTCCTCGACGGCAAGATCCTCGTGGTGGGCGGTGAGACGTCGCACCTCGCGGCGATCGCGGACGTGACGGCGTACGATCCGGCCACGAACACCTGGACGGAGTACACGCCTCTGCCGTCGGCACGCTTGTCGGCCGTGGGCGGCGTGATCGGTCAAGGCTTCGTGGTGACCGGCGGTAGTACCGACGGCACAGGCTGGCGCGCCACGCCCAAGCGTTGA
- a CDS encoding NPCBM/NEW2 domain-containing protein, producing MLFKRRPVLLLSCSLAVLSACSSPPTSTPSGGVNPYAGGQSHPWSDPAAPNAADPYANGRSYPWASPRVNTSSSVVRAQQTTGSTDSFLSDLGWTAATNAWGPVEKDKSNGEWQESDGRVISIRGQTFAKGLGTHANSSVTYNVSGQCTAFTATLGVDDEVSGRGKVVYQVFGDGVKLYESAALTGTSAPLPITVNITGKNELKLVVTDGGDGIDYDHADWAAAKVTCTASAPTSDSFVSDLGWTAATNAWGPVEKDKSNGEQATGDGRAISIRGQTFTKGLGTHANSSVTYNLAGRCTTFTATLGLDDEVSGRGKVVYQVFGDGVKLYESAALTGASAPLPITVNVTGKNELKLVVTDGGDGIDYDHADWANAKVLCGSTTPPPPPPGTPALSIENPDVVPFNDRFVFSRIGSLTSPPSNRVHDRATVVLRNTGNASLNITDLTLTDTWAFDPRPTLPISLAPGATLNVPLRFTADFATNTYRHSGTLTITSNDAAAPTRTVQLEGVWQSQSENGVEPTAIQIMGAFGLNATIPGYTLNSPPSSFINANRGAVYAQGDEVISPYWQAADASQPVTVRQLAAFHTYLNTTAVSWYAKGSATTNSIFTSDGRDAQSLLPNLVNTSSSAAGTFAPGSGTFGFKVDDEWSDPTRNAQYADIANGCNNGATSGYPCGHHLRFWPARDRTGTAIPNTYLLLMDYNCGYASSPSGCNTYNVNYDYQDNIFLVSNVKPAPFLYNVGGPTFTDPSGNVWLADRYQDPKNTSFTYTYYSPSNLIDEGGPTQAIANTTNDVLYSSYRGNTGTAPRVVTFNFPLSNGTYNLKLHFADLAHTTAGNRVFDVAVNGTVVFPNLDIVAQAGGGKTALVKALNGVQVTNNLLTIRLSATVDYPSISGIEISR from the coding sequence ATGTTGTTCAAACGTCGCCCCGTCTTGCTGCTTTCGTGTTCTCTCGCCGTCCTGAGCGCCTGCTCCTCACCTCCGACTTCCACCCCGTCAGGCGGCGTCAATCCGTACGCGGGCGGCCAAAGCCACCCTTGGAGCGATCCCGCCGCCCCGAACGCCGCCGATCCGTACGCGAACGGTCGAAGCTACCCGTGGGCGTCGCCGCGCGTGAACACGTCGTCGAGCGTCGTGCGAGCTCAACAAACGACGGGCAGCACCGATTCCTTCCTCAGCGACCTCGGCTGGACGGCGGCGACGAACGCGTGGGGTCCCGTCGAGAAGGACAAGAGCAACGGCGAATGGCAAGAAAGCGACGGCCGCGTCATCTCCATTCGCGGTCAGACCTTCGCCAAGGGCCTTGGCACGCACGCCAACTCCAGCGTCACCTACAACGTCAGCGGCCAGTGCACGGCGTTCACGGCGACGCTCGGCGTCGACGACGAAGTGTCGGGACGCGGCAAAGTCGTGTACCAAGTGTTCGGCGACGGCGTCAAACTCTACGAGTCGGCTGCCCTTACGGGAACGAGCGCCCCTTTACCGATCACCGTAAATATCACCGGCAAGAACGAGCTGAAGCTCGTGGTGACCGATGGCGGCGACGGCATCGACTACGACCACGCCGACTGGGCCGCCGCGAAAGTGACGTGCACGGCGAGCGCTCCCACGAGCGACTCCTTTGTGAGCGACCTCGGCTGGACGGCGGCGACGAACGCGTGGGGTCCCGTCGAGAAGGACAAGAGCAACGGCGAGCAGGCGACGGGCGACGGCCGCGCGATCTCCATTCGCGGTCAGACCTTCACCAAGGGCCTCGGCACGCACGCCAACTCCAGCGTCACCTACAACCTCGCCGGTCGGTGCACGACGTTCACGGCGACGCTGGGCCTCGACGACGAAGTGTCGGGACGCGGCAAGGTCGTGTATCAAGTGTTCGGCGACGGCGTCAAGCTCTACGAGTCGGCCGCCCTCACGGGCGCGAGCGCGCCCTTGCCGATCACCGTGAACGTCACGGGGAAGAACGAGTTGAAGCTCGTGGTGACGGACGGCGGGGACGGCATCGATTACGATCACGCCGACTGGGCCAACGCCAAGGTTCTGTGCGGATCGACCACGCCGCCCCCGCCACCTCCGGGAACGCCCGCGCTGAGCATCGAGAATCCGGACGTCGTGCCGTTCAACGACCGCTTCGTGTTCAGCCGCATCGGCTCGCTCACGAGCCCGCCGTCCAACCGAGTGCACGACCGCGCGACGGTCGTGCTGCGCAACACCGGCAACGCCTCCCTCAACATCACCGACCTCACCTTGACGGACACGTGGGCCTTCGATCCCCGGCCGACCTTGCCGATCAGCCTCGCGCCCGGCGCCACCTTGAACGTGCCGCTTCGCTTCACCGCCGACTTCGCCACGAACACCTACCGCCACAGCGGCACGCTCACAATCACCAGCAACGACGCGGCCGCTCCGACGCGCACGGTGCAACTCGAAGGCGTGTGGCAATCGCAATCCGAAAACGGCGTCGAACCCACGGCCATCCAAATCATGGGAGCGTTCGGACTCAACGCGACGATTCCCGGCTATACCCTGAACAGTCCGCCCAGCTCGTTCATCAACGCCAATCGCGGCGCGGTCTACGCGCAAGGCGACGAAGTCATCTCGCCGTACTGGCAAGCGGCCGACGCTTCCCAACCCGTCACGGTTCGGCAACTCGCCGCGTTCCACACGTACCTCAATACCACCGCCGTGAGTTGGTACGCCAAGGGCAGCGCCACGACGAACTCCATCTTCACCTCGGACGGTCGTGACGCGCAGTCGCTGCTACCGAACCTCGTCAACACCTCCAGCAGCGCCGCCGGCACCTTCGCTCCGGGAAGCGGCACCTTCGGCTTCAAGGTGGACGACGAGTGGAGCGACCCCACCCGCAACGCTCAGTACGCCGACATCGCCAACGGCTGCAACAACGGCGCGACCAGCGGCTACCCGTGCGGCCATCACCTGCGCTTCTGGCCCGCGCGCGACCGAACCGGGACGGCCATTCCGAACACGTACCTGCTGCTGATGGACTACAACTGCGGCTACGCCAGCTCGCCCAGCGGCTGCAACACGTACAACGTCAACTACGACTACCAAGACAACATCTTCTTGGTGAGCAACGTCAAGCCCGCGCCGTTCTTGTACAACGTGGGCGGCCCGACCTTCACCGACCCGAGCGGCAACGTCTGGCTCGCCGACCGCTACCAAGACCCCAAGAACACGAGCTTCACGTACACGTACTACTCGCCGTCCAACCTCATCGACGAGGGCGGCCCCACGCAAGCCATCGCCAACACCACCAACGACGTCCTTTACAGTTCCTACCGTGGCAACACGGGCACCGCGCCGCGCGTCGTGACCTTCAACTTCCCGCTCAGCAACGGGACGTACAACCTCAAGCTGCACTTCGCCGACCTCGCGCATACGACGGCGGGCAACCGCGTGTTCGACGTCGCCGTGAACGGCACCGTCGTCTTCCCGAACCTCGATATCGTCGCGCAGGCGGGCGGAGGCAAGACCGCGCTCGTGAAAGCGCTCAACGGCGTGCAAGTCACGAACAACTTGCTTACGATTCGCCTGTCGGCCACGGTCGACTACCCCTCCATCTCCGGGATCGAGATTTCACGCTGA
- a CDS encoding exopolysaccharide biosynthesis polyprenyl glycosylphosphotransferase, with amino-acid sequence MQILWRNKGSKPSTLKVSAIYRRQRFHNGMVLAVSDVVTLAGSFELAARVVGAISHATTGITSYSLEGLPVLAAWLLGAWSLRLLPSWGMSPPEELKRLTTLLALTLGLSVLLALAARQDALTLSTIGVACVFAWPLLLLVRASLKHLLVRDGAWGVPTVIYGGARTGALVIQSLREYPGYGYLPVGVFDDDLSLQGTRTHGLPVLGTASDVSVTAPVAVLAMPGVARERMLALLEGPLSQYHRVVVIPDLFGLEALWAQARDVGGVLGLELSGPSERPMSLMGKRVFDVVLTVLSAPLWVPLCAVLALLIWLEDRAHPLFLQRRIGLHGKTFLTWKFRTMVPDAEGVLQRHLAANPALRAEWEANHKLQDDPRVTRIGRILRKYSLDEVPQLVNVLIGEMSLIGPRPLPEYHVQALSHSVQLVRTRVRPGMTGLWQVSGRSEAGNAGMERWDPYYVNNCSLWLDLVILARTVGAVLKSSGAY; translated from the coding sequence ATGCAGATACTGTGGCGCAACAAAGGATCGAAGCCGTCAACTCTCAAAGTCAGCGCGATCTACCGTCGACAACGCTTTCACAACGGGATGGTCCTCGCCGTCAGCGACGTCGTGACGCTCGCCGGTTCGTTCGAGTTGGCAGCGCGCGTTGTTGGCGCGATTTCCCACGCGACGACAGGAATCACGTCGTACTCGCTCGAAGGTCTTCCCGTCCTCGCCGCGTGGCTCCTCGGAGCGTGGAGCTTGCGCTTGCTGCCGAGTTGGGGCATGAGCCCGCCCGAGGAGCTCAAGCGTCTGACCACCCTGCTCGCCTTGACGCTGGGATTGTCGGTGCTCCTCGCGCTCGCCGCTCGGCAAGACGCGCTGACCCTTTCCACGATCGGCGTGGCGTGCGTGTTCGCGTGGCCGCTGTTGCTGCTCGTGCGCGCGTCCCTCAAGCACTTGCTCGTGCGTGACGGGGCGTGGGGAGTGCCGACCGTCATTTACGGCGGGGCGCGCACGGGCGCGCTCGTCATCCAGTCGTTGCGCGAATACCCGGGGTACGGGTACTTGCCGGTGGGCGTGTTCGACGACGACTTGTCGCTGCAAGGCACGAGGACGCACGGACTGCCGGTGTTGGGAACGGCGTCGGACGTCTCGGTGACCGCGCCCGTCGCGGTGCTCGCCATGCCGGGAGTGGCGCGCGAGCGCATGCTCGCGTTGTTGGAAGGGCCGCTGAGCCAGTACCACCGTGTCGTCGTGATTCCGGACTTGTTCGGGTTGGAAGCCTTGTGGGCACAGGCCCGTGATGTCGGCGGGGTGCTGGGCTTGGAGTTGTCGGGACCGTCCGAACGTCCGATGTCCTTGATGGGAAAGCGCGTCTTCGACGTGGTGTTGACGGTGCTGTCGGCGCCGTTGTGGGTGCCGCTGTGCGCGGTGCTGGCGTTGTTGATCTGGCTCGAGGACCGCGCCCATCCTCTTTTCTTGCAGCGTCGCATCGGCTTGCACGGAAAAACCTTCCTGACGTGGAAGTTCCGTACGATGGTGCCCGACGCGGAAGGCGTGCTGCAGCGTCACCTCGCGGCGAACCCGGCGTTGCGCGCTGAGTGGGAAGCGAACCACAAGTTGCAAGACGATCCGCGTGTGACGCGGATCGGGCGCATTTTGCGCAAGTACAGCCTCGACGAGGTTCCACAACTCGTGAACGTCTTGATCGGGGAGATGTCTTTGATCGGGCCGCGTCCCTTGCCGGAGTACCACGTGCAGGCCTTGTCGCACTCCGTTCAGCTCGTCAGGACGCGCGTGCGGCCGGGCATGACGGGATTGTGGCAAGTCTCGGGTCGTTCGGAGGCGGGCAACGCGGGCATGGAGCGGTGGGATCCGTATTACGTCAACAACTGCTCGCTTTGGTTGGATCTCGTGATTCTGGCAAGAACCGTCGGCGCGGTTTTAAAAAGTTCAGGTGCTTACTAA